A DNA window from Thiobacillus denitrificans ATCC 25259 contains the following coding sequences:
- a CDS encoding nitrite reductase — MQHFSRLCMLAAALLASSPASAAEPVPAVYARHCASCHGIDRLGGTGPALLPENLERLRKPEALKVIANGRAASQMMAFGDKLSAAEIQALTDFVYTPPASVPVWGLAEIKASRIENFKAGSLPDTPAFKADLLNLFVVVETGDHHATLLDGDSFKPIHRFQTRFALHGGPKFTPDGRYVYFASRDGWIAKFDIWNLKITHEIRAGINTRNLAVSGDGRYVIVGNYLPQTLVVLDAADLTPLKLIEAKDDTGKRSRVSAVYDAAPRKSFIAALKDVKEVWEIPYTDEHEPIFPGLVHDFRMAEALADKGPFPVRRIPLDDYLDDFYFDQPYQHLMGASREGGKGQVVNLDARIKVADLDIPGMPHLGSGITWDYQGRPVMATPNLKSGVISIIDMKNWKVIKRVETLGSGFFMRSHENTPYAWTDNFMSPAKDTLTIIDKRTLEVARNLTPEPGKTAAHVEFTRDGRYALVSIWEMDGALIVYDAATFKEVKRLPMSKPSGKYNVYNKTTRSAGTSH; from the coding sequence ATGCAGCACTTTTCCCGCCTCTGCATGCTTGCCGCCGCCCTGCTGGCAAGCTCGCCCGCGTCCGCCGCCGAACCGGTGCCCGCGGTCTACGCCCGACACTGCGCCAGCTGCCACGGCATCGACCGCCTCGGCGGCACCGGCCCTGCGCTGCTGCCGGAAAACCTGGAACGGCTGCGCAAACCCGAGGCGCTGAAAGTCATCGCCAATGGCCGCGCCGCTTCGCAGATGATGGCCTTCGGCGACAAGCTCTCTGCCGCCGAGATCCAGGCGCTGACGGATTTCGTCTACACGCCGCCCGCCAGCGTGCCCGTCTGGGGACTCGCCGAGATCAAGGCGTCGCGCATCGAGAATTTCAAGGCTGGCAGCCTGCCGGACACACCCGCATTCAAGGCCGACCTGCTCAACCTCTTCGTGGTGGTGGAAACCGGCGACCACCACGCCACCCTCCTCGACGGCGACAGCTTCAAACCCATCCACCGCTTCCAGACCCGCTTCGCCCTGCACGGCGGGCCGAAGTTCACGCCCGACGGGCGCTATGTCTATTTCGCCTCGCGCGATGGCTGGATTGCCAAGTTCGACATCTGGAACCTCAAGATCACGCACGAGATCCGCGCCGGCATCAACACCCGCAACCTCGCCGTGTCGGGCGACGGGCGTTACGTGATCGTCGGCAACTATCTGCCGCAGACCCTGGTCGTGCTCGATGCGGCCGACCTCACGCCGCTCAAGCTGATCGAGGCGAAGGACGACACCGGCAAGCGCTCGCGCGTTTCCGCGGTCTATGATGCGGCGCCGCGCAAGAGCTTCATCGCCGCGCTGAAGGACGTCAAGGAGGTCTGGGAGATCCCCTACACCGACGAGCACGAGCCGATCTTCCCGGGGCTGGTGCACGATTTCCGCATGGCCGAAGCACTCGCCGACAAGGGGCCGTTCCCGGTCCGCCGCATCCCGCTCGACGACTACCTCGACGATTTCTATTTCGACCAACCCTACCAGCACCTGATGGGCGCCTCGCGCGAGGGCGGCAAGGGTCAGGTCGTCAACCTCGACGCGCGCATCAAGGTCGCCGACCTCGACATCCCGGGCATGCCGCACCTCGGTTCCGGCATCACCTGGGATTACCAGGGCCGCCCGGTGATGGCGACACCGAACCTCAAGTCCGGCGTGATCAGCATCATCGACATGAAGAACTGGAAGGTGATCAAGCGGGTCGAAACGCTCGGCTCGGGCTTCTTCATGCGCAGCCACGAGAACACGCCCTACGCCTGGACCGACAATTTCATGAGCCCGGCCAAGGACACGCTGACGATCATCGACAAGCGCACGCTCGAGGTCGCGCGCAACCTGACCCCGGAGCCCGGGAAGACCGCGGCGCACGTCGAGTTCACCCGCGACGGCAGGTACGCGCTCGTCAGCATCTGGGAAATGGACGGCGCCTTGATCGTCTACGACGCGGCGACCTTCAAGGAAGTCAAACGCCTGCCGATGAGCAAGCCCTCGGGCAAGTACAACGTCTACAACAAGACGACACGCTCGGCCGGCACGAGCCACTGA